The Sulfurospirillum diekertiae genomic sequence AAAAATGATATTGACATTAACATCGAATCGTATGAAAATAAGGGCTCTTGTTTTACGTATATTTTGAAACTTGATAAAAAGAAGCTCTTAGATGGTGTGGATGATGCAGAAATAAAGGGTGAACGATGAAAGAAAAACGATTTTTTCTCAGTGCCGCACTGATGCTTTTTTTTGGGCTTATTATTCTCTTCTTATACAATAAGTCAATTTCGTATGAAGAGGAAGAGACGCTTAAAAAACAGATGGATGCACTTTTGTTGACGTTGCATAATAAAATTGCGGAGACAACCAAAGTTTCACTGGCAAGTTCGGTGATTTTAGCGAAAAGTCCCAATGTCGTTGCTTGCTTAAGTGAGCAAAATCGAGAGGACTGTTTGCAGTACCTGCTTGAAATTAGAGATAGTATGGCACTGGCAGAGATTTTTGATAATGCAAGAATACATCTCCATACCAAAGATTTTAAAAGTTTTATTCGCCTTTGGGATTATAACAATCACAACAATGATGATTTAAGCACATTTCGCCATGCACTCGAAAAGATAAAGCTGAGTAAACATCCGATGCAAGGTGTTGAAATTGGGCGACATGGTATGTTTATGCGCGCCATCGCTCCTGTCTTTAAAAAAGATGAGTATGTAGGAACGATTGAAACGGTTGTTGATTTTAAAGATTTAAATGCATATTTTAAAAAAGATGGTGTTGAGTTTTATGTATTGATGAAAAATGAGTATTTATCGATTGCAAATGCGGCATCTTACGGTGAAAAGCTTATACTCGATAACTATACGATTGTCAATCAAGAAGCCAATGGACTAAATTTTATCAAAGAGATTAATTTTCAAGGTACAGGTTATCTCAAAAAAGGTGATAATTATGTTCTTTATACACCTATTGTCGATATTAATGGTGAACATATAGGCTTTTTTGTACTGACATGGAGTGAGAGCTTATCTTTGGCATCCTTTAAAGGATAAGGTTCTTACGCGCTTCATTGCGAATACGATCCATGCCCATGTAAAACTCTTTCATCATGACTAAAAAGAGGTAGTCACCATAGTCTGTAGTGGTGATGTTCTCTTTATTTTCTTTGATTGCTTTGGCAAATTTAAGGAGCATAAGCTCTTTACCCAGTGTATCATTGATCGATTGACCAAACATAGCTGTAAATTTTTTCTTAGAGAGAGTACCATTGAAAAGATCAACCATTAAACGATAATACATCTGTGAGTTGGCTGGGAAAGTTCTCTCTTTTGTAATAGCCGAAGATTTTTCTTGAATAAGCGTCGCATATTTATCTAAAGCAAATTCATTGAGGTAAAGGGTGTCTTTTAAAAAACTAAAAGAGCCTGAGCCGACACCGACATACTCTTCATTGTCAATAATATATTCATCAATAATCAAATCGCTCTCTTTGGAAAACGACCAACCATGTCGTGCAGGATAGAGCTCTTTAAGTGATTTTTTAATAGTGCTAAAAAAGGTAAATTCATTCTCAAGACTGAATTCTCCCAGTGTTTTTTTCACGCTATTTTTCACCAATGAGGAGGTCATGAGTGGATAGACGCTGGTTTGCTCTGGAGAGAGTTTTTTAAGTGTCTCTAGGTCGTGAATGAGCCCTTCTTCTGTTTGTGTAGGGAAATTAAAAATGAGATCCACGCTGGTGATGGGCAAAATCCCCAGCATGGATGCAATTTTCGCGTACACCTCTTCTCCTGAACCAAACTTCTCATAACGCCCTAATTTCTTTAAAAGGGTATCATCAAAGGTTTGAACACCTATAGAGAGACGATCGACTAAGCCATCCAATTGGAGTACGGTTTTTGGGTTGATATGGTTAGGATCGCTCTCACACGAGACATGTTCAATGGAGAAGAGTTTTCGAACCAACTCAATCGTTGTAATCAACTCTTCTTCATCAATCAATGGTGTACCTCCACCTATGACTAAATAGTTAAAATCATATCCCAACTCTTTTACATGTAAAATCTCTTCACGTAAATGGCGGTAGTATATGAGAGCAGCTTCTTTGGTATAGGTGAATTTATTAAAAGAGCAGTACGGGCAAAACATTGTACAAAAGGGGACATGAATGTAAAGTAGATACTTTTTGTTTTCAGGAGGAGGTGGCAATCCTAAAGAGGGTTTTTCGACATGTAAATAGTGTTTAGTATATTGGCTCATAAAATAGCTTGTTGCATTGGTGATAATTTTCGATTGACGGGATTGCATCATAATCCTTATTTATTTTTTCTTACTAAAGCATATAAAAAATTATAGTGGTTCTTCGTGACATTGAGCATGTGATTTGTGTACAGTGTTGCACAACAGATGGCTTTTTCATCTACAGCAATTTTTTGATGATAGATTTTCATCATGCTACTCCTTATTAAATTAATGAAGACATTATAGGCTTATGAGCGTAATTTTTATGTAAACAAATGGTTACACAAAATAACAATACTCAAGACTAAGTCAAAATATTACTGATAAAAGAGGAGAAAATCAGGGGGATCGTTTCACGATAAATTCACTATTTAGACTATAATACGCTTTATTTTCTATGGATGGAGGTTGACAATGAAATTACAAAAGCTTTTTTTGATGGGATTAGGTGTTTTGATAAGCACATCTTCCCTTTTTGCAGCAGATTTTGATTGGATGGTAAGTCTTAATATGCGTTCTCATGAAGATCCTTATGGCTATCGATATAGTTTGGTAGATCGCTTTGGCGTTCGAGAGCCTGATGTTATGGTGATTTTAACAAGTGTTTATGATCCTGCGGATGCCTATATGATCTTTCGCCTTGCCGAGTTAACGGGACGACCACCAGAGTATATTTTAAGAGTATATCGTGAGCGAAGACATTATGGCTGGGATGATATAGGGCGTCATGTAGGTATTAGACCAGATTTTGGTGAATTTATAGAGCTTCGTGAGCGATATGACACGCGTTATATTTACCACCCTAGAGGGCACTATGAAGATCGTCGTGACATGCCTGTTCGCAAAGTCTATGTAGAGCCAAGGCATTATGAACACCAGCCAGAACGTAGAGATTCAGATAGAGATGAGAGACGAGATCACAATCCGCATCATGACAGAGATGATGATCGAAGAGATGACGGACGCGATAGACGTTAAAATAATTCAAAGGAGTATTTATGAAATTTAAAAGTATTGTATTAGCAACGGTTAGTTTTGTACTCGTAAGTAGCTCAACATTGTTCTCCGCTGATTTTGATTGGATGGCAAGTTTAAATATGCGTTCTCATGCAGATCCTTATGGCTATCAAGCAGGGCTTGCTTCACGTTTTGGTATGCCAGAATCACAATTAAGCCTCATTATAAAAAGTGTTGGTGCTCCTGCCGATGCGTATATGGTGCTTCGTCTCTCCGAATTATCGGGACGATCCCATGAAGAGGTGCTTCGATATTATCAAGCTAACAAACACAAAGGCTGGGGCGTTATGGCAAAAGATCTTGGTATAAAACCCGGTTCAAGCGAGTTTAAGGCACTCAAAGCAGGTCACGATATGCGTGATTTTGATGATAGACATGATGATCGTGACCGTGGTGACCAAGATCATGGAAATGGTAATAAAGAGCACGGGAAAAAAGGGCATTAACGTTTAATGCGTTAAAGCAATGAATAGCTTAGTTCGATTTGAAATGTCATAACAGAGGTAAAGAGATCATCGTTTAAAGGAAACGGAAAGCTTTTTTGAACCGCATCTTCCGTCGCTTTATGGAAGATCTTTTTACCCTCTAAAATGACCAATGAAAGTAGCTCTCCTCTGGGAGAGATCGTAAATTCTATCATGACTTTTCCCTCTATATGGCTATTTTGAGCGATCTTTGGATAGGTCTTATGCTCATTGATACGCCTTTTTAGGTTTTCTAAATACTCTTTTTGTTTTACATGTAAAGCTTCTTTGCTACTGGCTTCTGAACTCATCGCTTCAGCTTTTACCTCTTTCGTGACCGTTTGCTCTTCCAAATCAGAATGTTTACTCTCTTGTGAAACCACCATAGCCTCTTTTTTGACAAGTGCGTTTGGCAAGGTTTTAGACTCTTTCTTAGCAACATTTTTTTGAGGCGTGTGCGTCAAGGTTGGCGGTGAGGGAGGAGGTGGTGTTGTTGGATGAAGTTCAGGTTCCTCTTTTTTGGGTTCATACAAAGTAATTGCCATCACGTCTTTAGATAAATCAGCCAAAGCGGGTTTGTGTATAAACGAAGTGTGATACATCAATGCAAATCCACCGATAAGGTACACAATTAAGCTCACTGTAAAAGCGTGAATGTAGCGTTTCATTGTTTCGTTAAAATCCCAATTTGTGTGTAATGATGTTGCTTTAAAAGATCCATGAGTTTGACAAAAGGCTCAAAAGAAGCGTGCTTGTCACAATTAATCATAATGGGAGTTTGCTCATTAAACTGTAAAAGCTCACTCTCAAGAGAGCCTTCCTCAACGGCTTTGTCATTGAAAAAGAATTTCTCTTCTTGTGTGATGGTAACGATAAGCTCTTTTTGCTCGCTCAAAGGCTTGGCAGAAGTTGCTTGTGTTAAATCCACAGGTATAATACCTTTTGCCACAAACGTTGCCGTGGTTAGGACTATAACAAGAAGTACAAGCATAATGTCGATAAAGGGTACGACATTAATCGTTTCAAAGCGACGTATTTTCATCAGTTCCACTCTGCTTTGCAATATCCCAGCACATTAAAATTTTCTCAATTTTACGTACCAGATGGTTGTAAAAAAAGATGGCTGGAATGGCAACCACAAGACCCATAGCGGTTGCTTTAAGCGCCAATGCTAAGGATGACATAATGGTCTTAACATCAATTTGTCCGCTTTGTCCCATGGTGTAAAAGGTGATAATAATGCCACACACCGTACCCAAGAGACCGATGTAGGGGGCATTTGAGCCAAAGGTTGAGAGAATATGGACGTGATTGGTCACATCCATCTCTAATTTTTCTTTACAGGTATAGTGTGAGATTTTTAAAGCTCGGTAAAACAAAAGTCGCTCGACCCAAAAAAAGAGTGTGATAAAACTCATAAAACCTAGTAATCCAATGACACCATAGTCCACAATGTCTTGCAATAGCGTAATGGAGATCATTTCATCTCCTTGGGAGTCTCTTGCAAAGTTTTAGCGCTTCCATGGTGCGCGTGCCCCTCTTGTTTCATGCCATACGTTGCAAAAGCGTAGCTTCGATAAAGGTTGAGTCCCAAATAAAGAAAAATTAAAAGGGAAGCAAAGAAAAAGGCTATGACTCTTTTTGTTGTAGATGCTTGAAAGAATGTTATGCGTTTTGCCATAATCAAAAGTGCCCAAAATACCGCAATATAATTCATAACCCCAAAGATTTTAAGCCACGCATCTTTTTTAGATGCCAAAGGTTCAACGGGTGAAAAAGGAAGATGAAATCCATCAATAAAACCATTGACGATGGTGCTGTAATGGTGGACAAAGAAAAACTCGTATGTATGCGACAAGCCACCGATGATAAAAATGGGGATGAAGGCATAAGAGAGTGTATAAAATGCCGACTTGAAGTTTATATGTAAAAGTTTTGAAGCAATGAACGTGCCTCCCATTGCAAAGCCTATTGTTATGAGAGTCGCGAAAAAAAGCGCACTTATACCCACATAATCAATCCCTTTAATGGCAATGTTTGTTTGGATCCATTGACCTAATTGAACCCAAAAGTAGCTATCACTAATGGCGACACGACTGAGGGCATGGTGAAAACTCATCGTGATAGTAATAGCAGCCGTAATAAGCAAAATCGCCCAGACTTCAGCCGTTGAAGTTTGAAACTTCTGAAAAAGTGAAGAAGAGGGCTTAGTCAGTTTAAAGCTCACGGACTCACAACTTTGCGCACAACTCATACACAAAGTACAATCTCCCATAGAGGCTTTGGTGTCAAAACTAAAAGGTTTGAGGTTGTATGAACAAGCTTTTGTGCATTCAAACGTTTTACAGGCTTGGCAGCTTTGCGCATACGTTCCAAGCCATGTAAATGAAACTTTTGAAAAAGTGCGTGTGAGTGTGCCAATGGGGCAGATATATTTGCAGTAGCTCATCTCTTTAAATATAAAGAAAAAACCAAAGGCAACACTGCTCATAACACTAAAAAAGATTGCACTGCTCAGAGGCGTTTTATAGGCACTTGAATAGATATAATAGACCGTCCACCAGCCAAAAAAGAGTAATAAAACACCGATAAGCGGCTGTTTGAGCCATGTTGGCACTGTTTTTTGAAGCCCAAATCGTGTCAGGTATTTACCCACAAAAGCATGGGGGCAAATGCCGCAAAACAGACGTCCAAAAGTAGAAAGGGTTACCACCATAAAAAGTGGCCAAAAGAGTGACCAAAAAAGAACGGTTGTAAAGCTGTTTTGCTCTTTGGTAGGAGCCATAAAACCCAATATAATGGCATAGACAAATAGGGCTAAAACACTCACTCTTAAAAGCAGTAAAAACGTTCTGTTTTTAAAGAAAAATGCACTCAATGGATTGGCAAAGAGGTCGTTTGCGTCTCGTTTTTGGTGATCAACCATTTTTCATCCTTTAAAATTTGTAGCGGTAGCTAACCATACCACTTCGTGGCGCTGCTGCTTTGTAACTCTCGACACCGTAAACGCTTTTATCCGCTTGCATTGCATAGTGTTTGTCGAAAATATTGTAGATGTTGAGCTGAATAAGATGCTCTTTATGCTCATACCCTAGCATCAAGTCTGTGACAAAATCGTATCCGGTGTATTTATCGGAGTTGGCATTATCAAGATAGTAGTTTCCCCACGTCTTGGTTTGAATGCGTGTTTTAAAGCCATTTGCCATTTTGTAGTTGGCTTCAAGACCGTATTGTGTTTTTGGAATATACGGTAGATAGTTTCCATCGCGGCTCACAAAGGCTGAGCCCACTTTCTCTTGAAAACTTTTGTATTTAAAGTCACTGTATGCATACGAGAGTCCAAAATTTAAAGCTGGGGTGACATGGTATGTTCCTAAAAATTCAAATCCGCGTTTTTGAGTTTCTCCAGCATTATCATAGATCGTATTGCCGCCAGCGTCTTTAATTTGAATGATCTCGTCTGTGACATCGTTTTGATAAATTGCCATATCATAAGAGAAATCGCCTGTTCGTGTTTTCAGACCAATCTCATAGTTGATACTTTTGGTTTTATCGAGTGCTTCATTGTCTGTGAGTTCACTGGTTGTGGGTGCTTGATTGGCAAAAGCGACGGAGCTGTAAATATTGGTTGCATCTGTGAGTGCATAGGTGATACCAAGTTTTGTTGAGAGGAGTGTAAAGCTTTTATCAATCGCATAAGCACCAGCACCTGTGCGTACTTGCTGGTGCTATAGTTAAAATAGCTGTATTCTGTACCCGTTACATCAAAAGCGAGTTTATCAGCACGTGCACTGATGTCAATGGTCGTTTTATCAAATGGTGAAAATGTTTCCATCGCATACACGCCATATAAGGAAGCAAGAGAGTCTTCAACATTCGCTAAAGCACCTTCTCTGTTAGAGAGCGTTTTTGTAATTCTACCTCCACCCCCTACAACAACATCTGCGTATTGGTATTTTTTAGCATCATCACTACGGTCTTGTTTAGCAGTGACGCCAAAGACTAACATGGCATTGCGATCAAAGAGTTTGTGCGCATAGTCAGCCTCTAAATCGGTTCCATAGACATAGTTTTCATCCGCATCGTTGATAATGCCTGTAACTGGGTGAAAGTGTTCCCACTTATTGACGTAAAAGCGTGGTTTATAGGTCCAATCTCCTATTTCTTTTGAATATTTGGTGTTTAAAGAGAGAATTTTAGAATCCCTTGCGGTGTATTGCCAAGGGCTAGAGGTGTTGTGTTGCTCTCCTATTTTTTTAAATTCTTCAAACTCTGCTCTTGTCATAGATGCAGGTAACTCTAAATTGGACTCGGTGTAAGCGAACTCACTTTCAAGCGTTGCATCATCATCAAAAATATGACCGTATTTGAAGCTTATCTGTTTAGAATCAAAGGCATTGTTGTCTCGCCAGCCATTATCGATTTTGCGTTGAGAATAGTTCATGGAAACAAAGTCGTTATCGTCAAGTTTTTCTCTTAATTTCAAGTTGAGGTTGCGTTGCCCATCATTTCCAACACCTAATTTGATGCTGTTGCTATCTTCTTCAAAAACAGATTTTGTGATGAGCTGAATAACACCACCTGTGGTATTGACCGCGTTGATGGAGCCAGGCCCTTTTTGCACCTCAATGCTTTGTACATCTTGCATATCAATATAATCAAAACGCGTAAACGAATCAGGATCAGTCATTGGAACGCCATCTTTAATAACCATAATTTCTCTCACGCCATAACTAGCTTTTAACCCAGCACCGCGAATAATAAGCCTTGGGCTTGGTGAATTGCTAGAACTTTCGACATTAACGCCAGGAATATTCTCAAGCGCACTGCTCACATCAAGAACATTTTTGTCTTCAATCGTTTGCGCATTGACAACAGCGATTGATTGTGAAACTTCTTTGGTTCCCGTTTCAACTTTGGTTGCAGTAACACTGATATTGTCCAGCTGAATGGTTTCGGCGCTGGCGAATAGAGGCAAAAGTGCAAGGGTCTGGTAGAGGCGTTTCTTGTCTATCATAAATGATCCTTATAAAATTTTGAAATAAAATTATTATAAGGAAGTGTGAAATTAGTGTTAAATGAAAATTGAAACAAAGTTTTAAGAGGGATTATTTCAAAATATGGGGACAATCGGCTATAATTACATGTAAAAATACTAAAGGAAATTTTGATGCAAACTTATGCATGCGGACACATTAATCCGGATTCTGATTCTGTCGTATCAGCTATCTCTCTTTCATATCTCAAAACACAGCTCGGCGAGCCTTGTACACCTGCGCGTCAAGGTGAAATTAGTCCTGAAACAGAGTTTATTTTAAAAACTTTTGGACTTGAAAAACCTCTTTTAAAAAATGATTTTTCAGGCGATAATCTTTATATTACGGATTATTCTGATCTTGCACAAGCGCCGCACAATCTCAAAGAGACGAATATTTTAGGTATTGTCGATCACCATAAACTAGGAGATATCACCACAACGACACCCCTTGAGTGTTGGATTCGCCCTGTGGGTTGTACCAATACGATTGTCAAAGAGATGTATGATCACTATAAAATTGAAATTCCTAAAAACATTGCAGGCGCAATGATGATGGCCATTTTAAGTGACACCGTTTTATTTAAATCTCCAACGTGTACCAAAGTCGATACCAAAGCTGTCAAAGAGCTAGCCAAAATAGCAGGAATAGAAGACTTTAAAGCGCTTGGTATGGAGATGTTTTTGGTCAAATCAGCAGTCATTGGAGCAAGCCCACGTGCCCTTTTATTGCGCGATTACAAAGACTTTGAAATGGGTGGCAACAAAATCGGTATTGGTCAACTAGAAGTGGTTGATCTCAAAGTGTTTGATGGCATGAAAGAAGCACTGTTTGCTGATATGAAAGCCTACAAAGAAGAGGGTGGTCGCCATACGGTGATGCTTCTTTTAACAGACATTATGGTCGAAGGTTCTCAATTTTTAGTGGTAAGTGATGATGAAAGCATCGTTGAAAAAGCGATGAAGACAAAACTTATCAATCACGAAATGTGGGTTGATGGTGTATTGAGTCGTAAAAAACAGGTTATTCCTGTCATGGAAAAGCAGTTCTAAAAGCTGTTGTGTGAAAAAAGGCACCCTTAAAAGACGTTATCTCATTCAAAATCCTAAAGAAGTGATTGCATATCTTGCAACCACTTCTTTTTATAAAAAAGCAATACATCAACTCTACCTTGAAAATCACTCTCGCCACACTGATCGTTTTGGTGTTTTAACTTTTCAGTTTAATACTTTAGATCAGATAAATGCTTTTGAAGCAGATGTAAAGTTGCATATTATCAAGAATGTGAGTGACGATAAACGCTATAAAAATCGTTACCTTTCACTGTTTGGATTACCTCTGAACTACGATTTCTCTCTTCATGAAGTGTTTAAAAAGTGTGAGATGATCGGTTTAAGGGAGCTTGATTTTTCTTTTTCTCATGGCATGAGCAGCCAAAAAGTGCTGAAAGTTCTTTTGTATAGGGAAGTACAGTTTTTAGAATATGAAGTAACGTTGCTATTAGAAGATGATGCAAAAGCACTTAAAAATCTTTCTAAAATTGCAGAAAACATACGCTATATTCTAGGGATTGGTAGTGTTACTTTTGATAGTGCTCTGATTCAGTGTTTACAAAAAGCTTTTGAAGTATTTTTAAATCATGATAGAGAAAAGTTACTTCAATTTGTGCAAAGTTCACACTATAGGACGTTGCTATTAGATATACGCTTTTTCTTACACGAGCAAAGCGGTTTTTATTTGCTTCCTAAAAGTGAAATGCCTCTTCTTTTCTTTGTGAAAAAGTATCTCAAAAAAGAAGAATTTCGTATTGCAAAAAGGCTTAAAAGGGCACTTTATTAACATTTCGTTTGAATTGAAGAGGTACTATTTTAATAATAATTTGGGATATTGCGGTACAATAGCACACCCATTTTTCTACAAAGGATAAACAATGAAAAAAAACGACATTACATGTAGGTCTCGCTCTTAGCGCAGCATTAATTTTAATGAGTGGGTGTGCAACATCCGAGCTTCAGACAAGTGCACGAATGACACAGAGTGTTTTCATTAACCCTGTGGCTAAAGATAAACGAACCATTTTTATTTCAACTAAAAATACCAGTGGTGCTCCGATTAACTTAGAGAACCGTATTATTCAGGCATTGTATGCTAAAGGATACACCATCGTAGATGATCCTGAAATGGCAACATATGTGTTGATGACGAATATCTTGTTTTGTAATAAAAAGAGTGAAAATAATGTTGTAGGTGGCGCAGTAATGGGTGGCGCAGCAGGTGCGATTGCCAACTCTGGTAGTAATGGTCGAAGTATGGCAGCTGCTGGACTTGGTGGAGCGCTTGTTGGTGGACTCATTGGCAAAGCAACGGAAGATACGATCTTCCAAATGCAAGTGGACATCGTCATTCGTGAAAAAGCCAAAGGTAAGGTTATGGCAAATACGGGTACTGTAGGTGGACAAGCTGGCATTCGTGATGGTCAAAAATCAGGTACAATGAACAGCTTTGGTGGACCAATCCGTGATGCCGATGCAAGTGGTAAAATGTACAGCAACACCTACTCTTCAAGTTCACAATCGTATGAGAGTGACTATATAGAGCATAAAACAATGATGTTTGCAGAAGCCACTAAAATGAATTTGACACTGTATGAAGCAACCCCAATCTTGGAAGATAAAATTGCACAACAAGTCGCAGGACTATTTTAATACTTTGACACGCTTCTCAAGCAAAGCTTGAGAAGCTACGTTATACTAGGTACTGAAGCTTGCCTCTTTCGAGGCAGAAATAGACTCTTTTGGTGCTGATACTATGGATATTCAAGCTCGCCAGTGATTTGGCAATATATTTTACATGTAGGAATTGTTTTGGAGAATAACGACAACAAACAACAGAAAATTGTTCAGATGTTTAATGAGATTGCAGGGACTTATGATACTGCCAACCGCGTTTTAAGTATGGGCATTGATATTCAGTGGCGTAAAACAGCGTGCGATGAAACTTTTGCACGCTACACTAAGCCAATCGAGCTTATCGTGGATGTCGCGTGTGGTACAGGCGATATGATGGGCTATTGGGCAAAACAAGCCAAAAAAGCAGGACGAAGCATCGGCAAGATTTTAGGCGTTGATCCTTCCACTGGTATGACGGATGTGGGCAAGCAAAAATTCCCCGAGTTTGAATTTGTCATCTCCGAAGCGACTGAAATTCCACTTCCAAATGAAAGTGCCGACATCTTAAGTATCAGCTATGGTATTCGCAATGTCGTACGTCGCCAAGAAGCTTTTAGTGAGTTTGCACGTGTTGTCAAAAAAGATGGCTATGTGGTCATCTTAGAATTTACCAAAGATGAGAAAAAAGGCATTTTCTTTGCTCTTAAAGATTTCTATCTCAACAAAGTGCTCCCCATTTTAGGTGGACTGATCTCTAAAAATAAAGCAGCCTATGAGTATCTTCCAAACTCCATTGAAGGCTTTTTAACCCCGACTATGCTTCAAAAAGAGCTCGATATCGCAGGGTTTGAAACGGAATTTATCAAAAGTTTTTCGATGGATATTTCGACGTTGGTCATTGCTAAAAAACGCTAATGAGCCAAACCCTTAGCGTCTCGAGTTTAAACAACCAAATTAAGTCTCTCCTTGAGACAACCTTTTTACATGTAAGCGTGGAAGGTGAGGTTTCTAGACCCACCTATCACAGCTCAGGGCATCTCTATTTTACTCTCAAAGATGCTGACTCTTCCATCTCCTGTGTGATGTTTAAAGGCAATACAAGAACGTTGAAATTTCAAGTGGAAGAGGGCATGGCAGTGGTCGTTCATGGCTCCATTTCGGTTTTTTCACCGCGTGGAACCTATCAGATCAACTGTACGATGATGGAACCTTCCGGCAGTGGAGCACTCGCAAAAGCCTATGAACAGCTTAAAGTTAAACTTGGTGCTAAAGGCTATTTTGAAGCAGAGCATAAAAAGTCCTTGCCTCGTTTCGTTAACCATATTGCTTTGGTGACTTCAGGCACTGGTGCAGCGCTTCAAGATATGCTCCGCGTGGCAACGAAGCGTTGGCCATTAGTAAAAATCACTCTGCTCGATACTCTGGTTCAAGGTGAGGGTGCGAAATTTGCCATTGCTTCCAATATTGCACGGGCAGATGCGCTTGGTGCAGATGTGATTATTGTTGGGCGCGGTGGCGGAAGCGTGGAGGATTTGTGGGCATTTAACGAAGAAATTGTAGCCGACGCTATCTTTACATGTAAAACACCGATTGTTTCCGCAGTAGGGCACGAGATCGACTATGTGATCAGTGATTTTGTAGCCGACTTA encodes the following:
- a CDS encoding cache domain-containing protein yields the protein MKEKRFFLSAALMLFFGLIILFLYNKSISYEEEETLKKQMDALLLTLHNKIAETTKVSLASSVILAKSPNVVACLSEQNREDCLQYLLEIRDSMALAEIFDNARIHLHTKDFKSFIRLWDYNNHNNDDLSTFRHALEKIKLSKHPMQGVEIGRHGMFMRAIAPVFKKDEYVGTIETVVDFKDLNAYFKKDGVEFYVLMKNEYLSIANAASYGEKLILDNYTIVNQEANGLNFIKEINFQGTGYLKKGDNYVLYTPIVDINGEHIGFFVLTWSESLSLASFKG
- a CDS encoding coproporphyrinogen III oxidase family protein — protein: MQSRQSKIITNATSYFMSQYTKHYLHVEKPSLGLPPPPENKKYLLYIHVPFCTMFCPYCSFNKFTYTKEAALIYYRHLREEILHVKELGYDFNYLVIGGGTPLIDEEELITTIELVRKLFSIEHVSCESDPNHINPKTVLQLDGLVDRLSIGVQTFDDTLLKKLGRYEKFGSGEEVYAKIASMLGILPITSVDLIFNFPTQTEEGLIHDLETLKKLSPEQTSVYPLMTSSLVKNSVKKTLGEFSLENEFTFFSTIKKSLKELYPARHGWSFSKESDLIIDEYIIDNEEYVGVGSGSFSFLKDTLYLNEFALDKYATLIQEKSSAITKERTFPANSQMYYRLMVDLFNGTLSKKKFTAMFGQSINDTLGKELMLLKFAKAIKENKENITTTDYGDYLFLVMMKEFYMGMDRIRNEARKNLIL
- a CDS encoding energy transducer TonB, whose product is MKRYIHAFTVSLIVYLIGGFALMYHTSFIHKPALADLSKDVMAITLYEPKKEEPELHPTTPPPPSPPTLTHTPQKNVAKKESKTLPNALVKKEAMVVSQESKHSDLEEQTVTKEVKAEAMSSEASSKEALHVKQKEYLENLKRRINEHKTYPKIAQNSHIEGKVMIEFTISPRGELLSLVILEGKKIFHKATEDAVQKSFPFPLNDDLFTSVMTFQIELSYSLL
- a CDS encoding ExbD/TolR family protein → MKIRRFETINVVPFIDIMLVLLVIVLTTATFVAKGIIPVDLTQATSAKPLSEQKELIVTITQEEKFFFNDKAVEEGSLESELLQFNEQTPIMINCDKHASFEPFVKLMDLLKQHHYTQIGILTKQ
- the exbB gene encoding TonB-system energizer ExbB, whose amino-acid sequence is MISITLLQDIVDYGVIGLLGFMSFITLFFWVERLLFYRALKISHYTCKEKLEMDVTNHVHILSTFGSNAPYIGLLGTVCGIIITFYTMGQSGQIDVKTIMSSLALALKATAMGLVVAIPAIFFYNHLVRKIEKILMCWDIAKQSGTDENTSL
- a CDS encoding 4Fe-4S binding protein codes for the protein MVDHQKRDANDLFANPLSAFFFKNRTFLLLLRVSVLALFVYAIILGFMAPTKEQNSFTTVLFWSLFWPLFMVVTLSTFGRLFCGICPHAFVGKYLTRFGLQKTVPTWLKQPLIGVLLLFFGWWTVYYIYSSAYKTPLSSAIFFSVMSSVAFGFFFIFKEMSYCKYICPIGTLTRTFSKVSFTWLGTYAQSCQACKTFECTKACSYNLKPFSFDTKASMGDCTLCMSCAQSCESVSFKLTKPSSSLFQKFQTSTAEVWAILLITAAITITMSFHHALSRVAISDSYFWVQLGQWIQTNIAIKGIDYVGISALFFATLITIGFAMGGTFIASKLLHINFKSAFYTLSYAFIPIFIIGGLSHTYEFFFVHHYSTIVNGFIDGFHLPFSPVEPLASKKDAWLKIFGVMNYIAVFWALLIMAKRITFFQASTTKRVIAFFFASLLIFLYLGLNLYRSYAFATYGMKQEGHAHHGSAKTLQETPKEMK
- a CDS encoding TonB-dependent receptor; the encoded protein is MDKSFTLLSTKLGITYALTDATNIYSSVAFANQAPTTSELTDNEALDKTKSINYEIGLKTRTGDFSYDMAIYQNDVTDEIIQIKDAGGNTIYDNAGETQKRGFEFLGTYHVTPALNFGLSYAYSDFKYKSFQEKVGSAFVSRDGNYLPYIPKTQYGLEANYKMANGFKTRIQTKTWGNYYLDNANSDKYTGYDFVTDLMLGYEHKEHLIQLNIYNIFDKHYAMQADKSVYGVESYKAAAPRSGMVSYRYKF
- a CDS encoding manganese-dependent inorganic pyrophosphatase; the encoded protein is MQTYACGHINPDSDSVVSAISLSYLKTQLGEPCTPARQGEISPETEFILKTFGLEKPLLKNDFSGDNLYITDYSDLAQAPHNLKETNILGIVDHHKLGDITTTTPLECWIRPVGCTNTIVKEMYDHYKIEIPKNIAGAMMMAILSDTVLFKSPTCTKVDTKAVKELAKIAGIEDFKALGMEMFLVKSAVIGASPRALLLRDYKDFEMGGNKIGIGQLEVVDLKVFDGMKEALFADMKAYKEEGGRHTVMLLLTDIMVEGSQFLVVSDDESIVEKAMKTKLINHEMWVDGVLSRKKQVIPVMEKQF
- the traT gene encoding complement resistance protein TraT; its protein translation is MSGCATSELQTSARMTQSVFINPVAKDKRTIFISTKNTSGAPINLENRIIQALYAKGYTIVDDPEMATYVLMTNILFCNKKSENNVVGGAVMGGAAGAIANSGSNGRSMAAAGLGGALVGGLIGKATEDTIFQMQVDIVIREKAKGKVMANTGTVGGQAGIRDGQKSGTMNSFGGPIRDADASGKMYSNTYSSSSQSYESDYIEHKTMMFAEATKMNLTLYEATPILEDKIAQQVAGLF